A single genomic interval of Sphingomonas faeni harbors:
- the ribB gene encoding 3,4-dihydroxy-2-butanone-4-phosphate synthase, translated as MVPDTMIRARPNFLSSPEEIIEEARNGRMFILVDDEDRENEGDLVIPAQMATPEKINFMATYGRGLICLAMTNDRVDQLGLKPMAQKNGTRHETAFTASVEARVGVTTGISANDRARTIAVAIDSANGPSEIVTPGHVFPLIARDGGVLVRAGHTEAAVDVSRLAGLNPSGVICEIMNDDGTMARLSDLIGFSQLHNLKVGTIRDLIAYRRRYDHLVEKCTEVTFNSRWGGEWRAITYRNRATGTEQIALVKGVLDPEQPTLVRMHAISALTDIFAGDGQGMDVLERSMRMIAEEGAGVVIAINRQRDDRFSMALKARAGTLSPSDMEELRDYGVGAMILTELGVERMILLTNTHRTLVALSGYGLSVVGERSLVAAPAA; from the coding sequence ATGGTTCCCGATACGATGATCCGCGCACGTCCGAACTTCCTGTCTTCGCCCGAGGAGATCATTGAGGAGGCACGCAACGGCCGCATGTTCATTCTCGTCGATGACGAAGATCGCGAGAACGAAGGCGACCTCGTCATTCCAGCGCAAATGGCGACGCCGGAAAAGATCAACTTTATGGCAACTTACGGCCGTGGACTGATCTGCCTGGCCATGACGAACGACCGGGTCGATCAGCTTGGCCTCAAGCCGATGGCGCAAAAGAACGGCACGCGTCACGAAACGGCCTTCACGGCCTCGGTAGAAGCCCGTGTCGGGGTCACCACGGGCATATCTGCCAATGACCGGGCACGCACGATCGCGGTGGCGATCGACTCTGCCAACGGTCCGAGCGAAATCGTCACGCCAGGTCATGTCTTTCCGCTGATCGCACGCGACGGTGGGGTTTTGGTCCGCGCTGGCCACACCGAGGCCGCGGTCGACGTCTCCAGATTGGCTGGGCTCAACCCTTCCGGCGTCATCTGCGAGATCATGAACGACGATGGCACGATGGCTCGCCTGAGCGACCTGATCGGTTTCTCCCAGCTTCATAACCTCAAGGTCGGCACGATCCGCGACCTGATCGCCTATCGCCGTCGTTACGACCATCTGGTCGAGAAATGCACCGAGGTGACGTTCAACAGCCGGTGGGGCGGAGAATGGCGGGCGATCACCTATCGCAACCGTGCGACCGGTACCGAACAGATCGCACTGGTGAAGGGCGTGCTCGATCCCGAACAGCCGACACTGGTTCGGATGCATGCGATATCGGCGCTTACCGACATCTTTGCGGGCGATGGCCAAGGCATGGATGTGCTCGAGCGCTCGATGCGGATGATCGCAGAAGAGGGGGCGGGCGTCGTGATCGCGATCAACCGGCAGCGTGACGATCGTTTCTCGATGGCGCTGAAAGCACGAGCAGGCACCTTGTCGCCATCGGACATGGAGGAACTTCGTGATTACGGGGTGGGCGCGATGATCCTGACGGAACTCGGAGTCGAACGAATGATCTTGCTGACGAACACGCACCGCACGCTGGTCGCGCTGTCCGGCTACGGATTGTCGGTAGTCGGCGAACGCAGTCTGGTCGCAGCGCCAGCCGCCTAG
- a CDS encoding error-prone DNA polymerase, with the protein MTHYVELQVLTHFSLLRGASSPDELFAAAALLGYPAIGVSDIGTVAGVVRAWEAQKATGVRSIVGTRVDLSCGRRLLLYPTNRPAWSRITRLLTVGKKRAGKGGCLLHWHDLKPWSEGIVAILLPREADEENLAALAELKALYGRRGYMALFQRRRPGDAVRIDALARQAGDAGVRAVVTGDVLYHAPDARLLQDIVTAVREKCTVDELGYRREVNADRALKSPDEMVRRFRAYPDALQASVDISRICTFDLGELQYQYPHEKLIDGLTAQEALQKLATEAVERLFDGDVPQAYTDQITHEMRLIGELGYAPYFLTVYAIVREARRRGILCQGRGSAANSCVCFVLGVTSIDPVKHELLFERFVSGERREPPDIDVDFEHERREEIIQWIYETYGRNHSALTAVVTRYRARGAVRDVGKVLGLPEDLTSSLAGLVWGWSADGVGEKQVEELNLDIGDRRLRLTLELARKLIGVPRHMSQHPGGFVLTHDRLDDLVPIEPAAMEDRQIIEWDKDDIDALKFMKVDVLGLGMLGCMNRAFNMLEADKGLRVGLADLQDDDPDVYAMISKADTLGTFQIESRAQMSMLPRMKPRRFYDLVIQVAIVRPGPIQGDMVHPYLRRREGLEKPEYPRPELRAVLEKTLGVPLFQEQAMKVAIVGAGFTPAEADQLRRAMATFKFTGGVSHFSEKLIGGMVERGYPREFAERTFRQLEGFGSYGFPESHAASFAKISYASSWMKHHHPDVFCAALMNAQPMGFYAPAQIVRDARDHGVEVRPPCVNASRWDCTLENADGRYLAVRLGLRQIRGLSNADGAKIVGARELTAFESVEDAWRRSGVPRAAIEKLADGDAFHSFSVDRRQGLWKVRGLGDAPLPLFAAADRVAETFSAEGIEPDVALRPLTDGREVIEDYRALQLSLRAHPLTFVRDELMRRGVTKCADLANVRDGRHVEVAGIVLVRQKPGSAKGVLFITIEDETGIANGILWPDRFEAQRRTIMSASMVGMKGRVQKEGEIIHVICDRIIDHGDLLHRVGDMSFPHRTGRGDAGQHPGSPDRGDKGWKPEVRNQYWPPHADGMDPEEVVRFKSHDFH; encoded by the coding sequence ATGACCCATTATGTCGAGCTTCAGGTGCTGACGCACTTCTCGCTCCTGCGCGGTGCCTCCAGCCCGGACGAGCTGTTCGCGGCTGCGGCGCTGCTCGGCTATCCGGCGATCGGGGTCAGTGATATCGGCACCGTCGCCGGCGTCGTGCGGGCGTGGGAAGCGCAGAAGGCGACCGGCGTCCGCTCGATCGTGGGCACACGTGTCGATCTGTCCTGCGGTCGTCGCCTGTTGCTCTATCCTACCAACCGTCCCGCCTGGTCGCGGATCACGCGGCTGCTGACCGTCGGCAAGAAGCGGGCAGGGAAGGGTGGTTGCCTGCTGCACTGGCACGACCTCAAGCCATGGTCTGAAGGCATCGTCGCGATCCTTTTGCCGCGTGAGGCCGACGAAGAGAACCTTGCCGCACTGGCGGAATTGAAGGCGCTCTACGGGCGTCGCGGCTATATGGCGCTGTTCCAGCGTCGTCGACCAGGGGACGCGGTCCGCATTGACGCGCTCGCGCGCCAAGCCGGTGATGCCGGCGTGCGCGCAGTTGTGACCGGCGACGTGCTTTACCACGCACCCGACGCACGGCTGCTGCAGGATATCGTGACCGCGGTGCGCGAGAAATGCACCGTCGACGAGCTTGGCTACAGGCGTGAGGTCAACGCCGATCGTGCGCTCAAATCGCCGGACGAGATGGTCAGGCGTTTCCGTGCCTACCCCGACGCGCTGCAGGCAAGCGTCGATATCTCGCGCATTTGCACCTTCGATCTTGGCGAGCTTCAGTATCAATACCCGCATGAAAAGCTGATTGACGGCCTGACGGCACAGGAGGCGCTTCAGAAGCTCGCGACCGAAGCGGTCGAGCGGCTGTTCGACGGCGACGTGCCGCAGGCCTATACTGACCAGATCACGCATGAGATGCGACTGATCGGTGAGCTTGGCTATGCGCCCTATTTCCTGACCGTGTACGCGATCGTCCGTGAGGCACGCAGGCGCGGGATCCTCTGCCAGGGCCGTGGCTCGGCCGCCAATAGCTGCGTCTGCTTCGTGCTCGGCGTTACCTCGATCGATCCGGTGAAGCACGAGCTGCTGTTCGAGCGGTTCGTCTCGGGTGAGCGCCGCGAGCCACCCGATATCGACGTCGACTTCGAGCATGAGCGCCGCGAAGAGATCATCCAGTGGATTTACGAGACCTATGGTCGCAATCATTCGGCGTTGACCGCGGTGGTCACACGCTACCGGGCCCGCGGCGCGGTACGCGATGTCGGCAAGGTGCTTGGCTTGCCGGAGGATCTCACGTCATCGCTGGCGGGGCTTGTATGGGGTTGGTCCGCGGACGGCGTCGGCGAGAAGCAGGTCGAGGAACTGAACCTCGACATCGGCGATCGCCGGTTGCGCCTGACGCTGGAACTGGCCCGCAAGCTGATCGGCGTGCCGCGTCACATGTCACAGCACCCGGGCGGGTTCGTCCTCACTCATGATCGCCTAGATGACCTGGTGCCGATCGAGCCGGCCGCGATGGAAGATCGTCAGATCATCGAGTGGGACAAGGACGACATCGATGCGCTGAAGTTCATGAAGGTCGACGTGCTGGGTCTCGGCATGCTCGGCTGCATGAACCGCGCCTTCAATATGCTCGAGGCGGACAAGGGGCTGCGCGTTGGCTTGGCCGATCTGCAGGACGACGATCCAGACGTCTATGCGATGATTTCGAAGGCCGACACGCTCGGCACCTTCCAGATAGAGAGCCGCGCGCAGATGAGCATGCTGCCGCGCATGAAGCCGCGACGTTTCTACGACCTCGTCATCCAGGTCGCGATCGTGCGGCCGGGACCGATCCAGGGCGACATGGTGCATCCGTATCTTCGCCGACGCGAGGGGCTGGAAAAGCCGGAATATCCGCGACCGGAGCTGCGCGCGGTGCTGGAGAAGACGCTCGGCGTGCCGCTGTTCCAAGAGCAGGCCATGAAGGTCGCGATCGTCGGCGCCGGGTTCACGCCGGCCGAAGCCGATCAGCTGCGCCGCGCGATGGCGACGTTCAAGTTCACAGGGGGCGTGAGCCACTTCAGCGAGAAGCTGATCGGGGGCATGGTCGAGCGGGGCTACCCGCGGGAGTTCGCCGAACGGACCTTCCGCCAGCTCGAAGGCTTCGGGTCTTACGGCTTCCCCGAGAGCCACGCGGCCTCCTTCGCCAAAATCTCTTATGCGTCCTCGTGGATGAAGCATCATCATCCCGACGTGTTCTGCGCGGCACTGATGAACGCACAGCCAATGGGCTTCTACGCGCCTGCGCAGATCGTCCGCGACGCCCGAGACCACGGTGTTGAGGTTCGTCCGCCCTGCGTCAACGCGAGCCGCTGGGACTGCACGCTCGAGAACGCCGACGGGCGCTATCTCGCCGTACGGCTTGGGTTGCGACAGATACGCGGCCTCTCGAACGCGGATGGCGCCAAGATCGTTGGTGCGCGCGAGCTGACAGCTTTCGAGAGCGTAGAGGACGCTTGGCGGCGCTCGGGGGTGCCGCGCGCCGCGATCGAAAAGCTGGCCGATGGGGATGCCTTCCACAGCTTCAGCGTCGATCGCCGCCAGGGGCTTTGGAAGGTTAGGGGCCTCGGCGACGCACCGCTGCCACTATTCGCCGCGGCCGACCGCGTAGCCGAGACCTTCAGCGCAGAAGGCATCGAGCCGGACGTGGCTCTGCGGCCGCTGACCGATGGTCGTGAGGTGATCGAGGACTACCGTGCGCTGCAGCTGTCGCTCCGCGCCCATCCGCTGACGTTCGTGCGTGACGAACTGATGCGACGCGGCGTCACCAAATGCGCTGACCTCGCGAACGTTCGCGACGGCCGTCACGTCGAGGTCGCCGGCATTGTCCTCGTTCGTCAGAAGCCGGGGTCCGCCAAGGGCGTGCTGTTTATTACGATCGAAGACGAGACCGGGATTGCTAACGGCATCCTCTGGCCAGACCGGTTCGAGGCACAGCGGCGCACGATCATGTCCGCCTCGATGGTCGGCATGAAGGGACGGGTCCAGAAGGAAGGCGAGATCATCCATGTGATCTGCGACCGGATCATCGACCATGGGGACCTGCTGCACCGTGTCGGCGACATGTCGTTCCCGCACCGGACTGGCCGCGGCGATGCTGGCCAGCATCCCGGCTCACCCGATCGCGGCGACAAGGGCTGGAAGCCCGAGGTGCGTAACCAATACTGGCCGCCACACGCGGACGGCATGGATCCGGAGGAGGTCGTCCGATTCAAGTCGCACGACTTCCATTGA
- a CDS encoding SOS response-associated peptidase yields MCNRYRMTAKEVDLAVTFGIRPPYEKDEEYPVGDIFPTGKKTPFYGKVIVQDGAERKLERMEWGVPTQVPSVRDPSVKLTKYVTNVRNLNSSFWRSMLTTPARRCLVPVTAFSEYGLAPGEDGKKPLHWFDVPSRPIFAFAGIWRPTERGNAYGFLTTEPNAIVAPIHPKAMPVILHDDDYDRWLTAPWDELKDLVAPYPSQLMRVEGMSSADAEDARSSVLF; encoded by the coding sequence GTGTGCAACCGGTATCGTATGACCGCAAAAGAGGTCGACCTTGCCGTCACCTTCGGTATCCGACCTCCGTATGAAAAGGACGAGGAATACCCCGTTGGTGACATCTTCCCGACCGGCAAGAAGACCCCGTTCTACGGCAAGGTGATCGTGCAGGACGGCGCGGAGCGAAAGCTTGAGCGGATGGAATGGGGCGTGCCGACGCAGGTGCCGAGTGTGCGCGACCCCTCGGTCAAACTTACCAAGTACGTGACGAACGTGCGGAACCTGAACTCCAGCTTCTGGCGATCGATGCTGACGACACCGGCGCGACGCTGTCTCGTCCCGGTCACCGCCTTTTCGGAATACGGTTTAGCGCCGGGCGAAGACGGCAAGAAGCCCTTGCACTGGTTTGACGTGCCCAGCCGTCCAATCTTTGCGTTTGCAGGCATCTGGCGTCCGACCGAGCGAGGCAATGCCTATGGTTTCCTGACGACCGAGCCGAACGCGATCGTGGCGCCCATCCACCCCAAGGCCATGCCGGTCATCCTGCACGACGATGATTACGATCGTTGGCTGACAGCGCCCTGGGACGAACTGAAGGACTTGGTCGCGCCCTACCCATCGCAGTTGATGCGCGTTGAGGGCATGTCATCGGCGGACGCGGAGGATGCCCGATCGTCTGTGCTATTCTAG
- a CDS encoding Y-family DNA polymerase — translation MRELGRRSEAANHPYKSANPSKPIVSASRLNIKITVSAPLALVGKVGRREEVVAACTGAQALGIHAGMAATHARALVSDLDFRPADPEADTALLDRLALLAVRRWSPIAAVTPADGLWIDLAGCDHLHGGEERFCRRLLAFCRRAGFTARVAVADTPGAAHALARFGRDDLTRVEPRGTVEALSPLPVAALRLTPTALTAARKFGFERIADLLPVARGPLARRLGLAAITRLDQALGGMAEPITPREDAEVPAVERRLLEPISTAEAIEQVMGDLLRDLAELLQAKGLGARSLRLTGLCVDGSEQIVAVGTSRPTREVTHLLRLLKLRIERIDPGMGLEQFSLVAPHTEPLDAVDLGAVLAGETLVRDPSRLVDLIAGRIGGHAVFRIAPVESHVPERAVIRSDPNRVPGDWPAWQRPIRLFAHPEPLHRVMALMPDQPPKRFEWRGKTYKVVAGDGPERVHGEWWRRDAEVWAIRDYYRVEDETGGRYWVFRRGDGFEDDTGDLSWWMHGAFG, via the coding sequence ATGCGCGAGCTTGGTCGGCGATCGGAAGCAGCCAATCATCCCTATAAATCGGCGAACCCGTCGAAGCCGATAGTTTCTGCATCGCGTCTTAATATTAAAATCACCGTATCTGCACCGCTTGCTTTGGTTGGAAAGGTTGGGCGACGCGAGGAGGTGGTTGCTGCTTGCACAGGCGCGCAGGCTCTCGGCATTCACGCAGGCATGGCGGCTACGCATGCCCGCGCGCTGGTGTCAGATCTCGACTTTCGTCCGGCCGATCCTGAGGCCGACACGGCGCTACTCGATCGCCTCGCGCTGCTGGCGGTTCGACGCTGGTCGCCGATCGCGGCAGTGACGCCGGCAGACGGGCTTTGGATCGACCTTGCCGGCTGCGATCATCTCCATGGCGGGGAGGAGCGGTTCTGCCGTCGCCTGCTGGCTTTCTGCCGTCGCGCAGGCTTCACAGCCCGTGTTGCGGTAGCCGACACACCAGGTGCTGCGCACGCGCTGGCACGGTTCGGAAGGGACGATCTTACCCGCGTCGAACCACGCGGAACGGTAGAGGCGCTGAGCCCATTGCCGGTCGCCGCGCTGCGCCTGACGCCGACGGCGCTCACCGCGGCGCGCAAGTTCGGCTTCGAGCGGATCGCAGATCTGTTGCCGGTCGCGCGCGGGCCACTGGCACGCCGGCTTGGCTTAGCCGCCATCACGCGGCTCGATCAGGCCTTGGGAGGCATGGCAGAGCCGATCACCCCGCGTGAGGATGCGGAGGTGCCAGCTGTCGAGCGCCGGTTGTTGGAGCCGATCAGTACAGCCGAGGCGATCGAGCAGGTCATGGGCGACCTCCTGCGCGACCTCGCAGAACTGCTGCAGGCAAAGGGCCTTGGCGCCAGGTCGCTGCGGCTGACCGGCCTGTGCGTCGACGGCAGTGAGCAGATCGTGGCGGTCGGCACATCCCGGCCAACACGCGAGGTGACGCATCTTCTGCGGCTGCTGAAGCTGCGCATCGAGCGCATCGATCCAGGCATGGGGCTTGAGCAATTCTCGCTGGTGGCGCCGCACACAGAGCCGCTCGATGCGGTCGACCTTGGCGCTGTCCTCGCCGGTGAGACATTGGTGCGTGATCCGTCGCGCCTGGTCGACCTGATCGCAGGCCGCATCGGAGGGCATGCCGTCTTCCGCATAGCGCCTGTCGAAAGCCATGTGCCGGAGCGCGCCGTTATCCGCTCCGATCCCAATCGCGTGCCGGGAGATTGGCCGGCTTGGCAACGTCCGATCCGTCTCTTCGCGCATCCAGAGCCACTACACCGGGTCATGGCGCTGATGCCTGATCAACCGCCGAAACGGTTCGAGTGGCGGGGCAAGACGTACAAGGTCGTCGCCGGCGACGGACCGGAGCGTGTCCACGGCGAATGGTGGCGGCGCGACGCCGAGGTGTGGGCGATCCGCGACTATTACCGCGTCGAGGACGAGACCGGCGGTCGCTACTGGGTCTTCCGCCGCGGTGACGGTTTCGAGGACGACACCGGGGATCTCAGCTGGTGGATGCACGGGGCCTTCGGATGA
- a CDS encoding ImuA family protein, giving the protein MSPAPESLATSIAHLRTIATPVTDYRVLPFGVDAIDGRLGAGGLRAGALHEATARSASLVDDAATTLFLAGIAAREAANASGPVLWATCRTDLYAPALAQAGLSSSDVIYAQPYDDAALLAVIEDAVRDGTPSAIIAEASKVSMVATRRLQLVAAEADMPVLLLRRRRGRDQDPFSEPSAAWTRWRIGSAPSARLEIAGVGRARWSVELARQRGGEGFSLIVEGSDETGRLAVPAELSHRAAETVGTARYAAA; this is encoded by the coding sequence ATGTCCCCCGCCCCCGAGTCCCTCGCAACCAGCATTGCGCATCTGCGGACGATTGCTACGCCAGTGACCGACTACCGCGTGCTGCCGTTCGGCGTAGACGCGATCGATGGCCGGCTTGGTGCTGGCGGTTTGCGTGCTGGAGCGCTTCACGAGGCGACGGCGCGCAGCGCATCGCTGGTCGATGATGCTGCAACGACGTTATTCCTTGCCGGCATTGCGGCGCGTGAAGCTGCCAACGCCAGCGGCCCTGTCTTGTGGGCCACGTGCCGCACCGACCTCTACGCTCCGGCTCTGGCGCAAGCGGGCCTGTCCTCATCGGATGTCATCTATGCTCAGCCCTACGATGACGCGGCGTTGCTCGCCGTGATCGAGGACGCGGTTCGCGATGGCACACCATCGGCGATCATCGCGGAAGCGAGCAAGGTATCGATGGTCGCAACCCGCCGCCTGCAGCTTGTGGCTGCTGAAGCTGACATGCCGGTGCTGCTCCTTCGCCGTCGACGCGGCCGTGATCAGGATCCTTTTTCCGAACCGTCCGCCGCGTGGACGCGCTGGCGGATCGGCTCCGCGCCTTCGGCGCGGTTAGAGATCGCGGGTGTAGGAAGAGCGAGATGGTCGGTCGAACTGGCGCGGCAGCGCGGCGGTGAGGGCTTTTCCCTGATAGTGGAGGGCAGCGATGAGACGGGTCGTCTCGCTGTTCCTGCCGAACTTAGCCATCGAGCGGCTGAGACGGTTGGAACGGCCCGCTACGCGGCTGCCTGA
- a CDS encoding purine-cytosine permease family protein, whose protein sequence is MATPGEAPTAIEANSIGFVPLAERHGRVRDLFTLWFTTNIAPLPVVTGAMAIQVFGLSLGWSISAIILGHLVGALVLAACSAQGPQMGLAQMIQSRGQFGRYGALLVVTFATLLYVGFFTSNIVLAAKSVHALVPGIGLPVGAILCAAAAAGIGILGYNVIHLLNRVGMWFMGLGLLYAAFRLADGLSSEIVWRGGFTMVGWFAMFSLGAVWHISYACYTSDYSRYLPPSVGIRGPFLASFAGAALGAAASFILGAMAVAGAPVGADPMTQVSGAVGALAPILMLLFIFNIVSHNALNIYGAVLSLITMAQTFVASWMPGRKARIVLSVLVLGACLVVATTSADTFVPRFIGFVIGLMVVLAPWATINIIDFYVVRKGKYDIASFFEADGGIYGRLNLKAAIAYLAGIAVQLPFLTSSLYTGPFASAIGGLDIGWLVAPIVTGGLYLGLGAGKTQRPINTAAHAEVAIR, encoded by the coding sequence ATGGCAACCCCAGGAGAGGCGCCAACCGCCATCGAGGCCAACAGCATCGGCTTCGTCCCGCTGGCCGAGAGGCATGGCCGCGTGCGTGATCTGTTCACGCTGTGGTTCACGACGAACATTGCACCGCTGCCGGTCGTGACCGGCGCCATGGCCATCCAGGTTTTTGGCTTGTCGCTGGGCTGGAGCATTTCAGCAATCATCCTTGGACATCTGGTCGGCGCGTTGGTGCTGGCCGCCTGTTCGGCACAGGGCCCTCAGATGGGCTTGGCGCAGATGATCCAGAGCCGCGGTCAGTTCGGACGCTATGGTGCCCTGCTGGTCGTGACGTTTGCGACCCTATTGTATGTCGGCTTCTTCACCTCAAATATCGTGCTGGCGGCGAAATCGGTTCATGCGCTTGTGCCCGGGATCGGACTGCCGGTCGGAGCAATACTCTGTGCCGCCGCAGCGGCCGGCATCGGTATTCTTGGCTACAACGTCATTCACCTGCTCAACCGCGTCGGCATGTGGTTCATGGGTCTCGGCCTTCTGTATGCTGCCTTCAGGCTTGCCGATGGTCTTTCGTCAGAGATCGTGTGGCGGGGAGGCTTCACGATGGTGGGCTGGTTCGCGATGTTCTCGCTCGGCGCCGTTTGGCACATCTCCTACGCCTGCTACACATCGGACTATTCGCGGTACCTGCCACCTAGCGTTGGTATCCGCGGCCCCTTTCTAGCGAGCTTCGCCGGCGCCGCGCTCGGCGCCGCGGCGTCGTTCATCCTCGGTGCGATGGCCGTGGCGGGTGCCCCCGTCGGTGCCGACCCGATGACCCAGGTGAGCGGTGCCGTCGGCGCGCTCGCACCGATCCTGATGCTCCTCTTCATCTTCAACATCGTCAGCCACAACGCGCTGAACATCTACGGTGCCGTCCTGTCGCTCATCACGATGGCGCAGACGTTCGTGGCGTCGTGGATGCCAGGGCGAAAGGCACGCATCGTCTTGTCGGTACTGGTTCTCGGAGCCTGCCTCGTCGTCGCGACGACGTCGGCGGACACGTTCGTGCCCCGCTTCATCGGCTTCGTCATCGGCCTGATGGTCGTGCTGGCGCCTTGGGCGACGATCAACATCATCGACTTCTACGTCGTTCGAAAGGGCAAGTACGACATCGCCTCGTTCTTCGAGGCCGATGGCGGCATCTATGGGCGGCTGAACCTGAAGGCGGCGATTGCCTATCTGGCCGGCATCGCGGTGCAGCTGCCTTTCCTGACCTCCAGCCTGTACACGGGTCCCTTCGCCTCTGCGATCGGCGGCTTGGACATCGGTTGGCTCGTCGCGCCGATCGTCACCGGCGGGCTCTATCTGGGTCTTGGTGCCGGCAAGACGCAACGTCCCATCAACACCGCGGCGCATGCCGAAGTCGCCATACGATGA
- a CDS encoding HU family DNA-binding protein, with the protein MNISDLAKGVAEATGSNEADAKKAITAVFDQIAAAAVKGDEVSIPGFGKFTVKDRPEREGRNPGTGEAITIAASKKVAFTAAKGLKDKM; encoded by the coding sequence ATGAACATAAGTGACTTGGCCAAGGGCGTCGCCGAAGCGACCGGTTCGAACGAAGCCGATGCAAAGAAGGCGATCACCGCCGTATTCGACCAGATTGCGGCCGCAGCCGTGAAGGGCGACGAGGTTTCGATTCCAGGGTTCGGCAAGTTCACCGTCAAGGACCGCCCGGAGCGCGAAGGCCGTAACCCCGGCACCGGTGAGGCGATCACCATTGCGGCTTCCAAGAAGGTTGCGTTCACAGCCGCCAAAGGGCTGAAGGACAAGATGTAA
- a CDS encoding ATP-dependent DNA ligase, whose translation MEAKLVDELPAEPGWQYEPKWDGFRALVFRDGEVVEILSKSGKPLGRYFPEIVALVASVPQERFVLDGEIILPIADILSFDALQARLHPAQSRIDRLAKETPAQLMLFDCLGVDDTDFSSAPLSARRKALETFHARHARDRLLLSPCSDDINDATAWLATSGGALDGVVAKRLDEPYRGGERAMLKVKQHRSADCVVGGFRRVKEGSEVASLLLGLYDNSGKLNHVGSTSGIAASDRAALTAKLEPLIEAPGFTGKAPGGPSRWNDGRESEWVPLRPELVVEVLYDQVTGDRFRHGTRILRWRPDKAPEACTMDQLEHELHPAELGIAS comes from the coding sequence ATGGAAGCCAAGCTCGTAGACGAACTACCGGCCGAGCCGGGCTGGCAGTACGAGCCCAAATGGGACGGTTTCAGGGCCCTGGTCTTCCGTGATGGCGAGGTGGTCGAAATCCTTTCAAAATCGGGAAAGCCGCTCGGTCGCTACTTTCCTGAGATCGTCGCACTTGTCGCATCGGTCCCGCAGGAGCGTTTCGTGCTCGACGGCGAGATCATTCTGCCGATTGCGGACATCCTCTCGTTCGATGCGCTTCAGGCACGGCTGCACCCGGCGCAAAGCCGAATCGATCGCCTGGCGAAGGAGACGCCTGCGCAGCTGATGCTGTTCGATTGCCTGGGCGTCGACGATACCGACTTCAGCAGTGCGCCGCTCTCGGCTCGTCGAAAAGCGTTGGAGACGTTCCATGCGCGACATGCGCGCGATCGTCTTCTGCTGTCCCCCTGTAGCGACGATATCAATGATGCTACAGCTTGGTTAGCGACGAGCGGCGGGGCTCTGGACGGCGTCGTGGCGAAACGACTGGACGAGCCGTACCGTGGCGGGGAACGCGCCATGCTGAAAGTGAAGCAGCATCGCAGCGCGGATTGCGTCGTAGGCGGCTTCAGACGGGTGAAGGAGGGTAGCGAGGTGGCGTCGCTCCTGCTTGGCCTTTACGATAATAGTGGAAAGCTCAACCATGTCGGCTCCACCTCAGGTATCGCCGCGTCCGACCGCGCGGCGCTTACCGCGAAGCTCGAGCCACTGATTGAAGCGCCGGGCTTCACCGGTAAAGCTCCTGGCGGTCCCAGTCGCTGGAACGACGGTCGTGAGAGCGAGTGGGTCCCCTTGCGGCCAGAGCTCGTCGTCGAAGTCCTGTACGATCAGGTGACTGGTGATCGGTTCCGGCACGGTACGCGCATCCTGCGCTGGCGTCCCGACAAGGCACCTGAGGCATGCACGATGGATCAGCTCGAGCATGAGCTTCATCCTGCTGAACTGGGCATAGCGTCATGA